Proteins co-encoded in one Rudaeicoccus suwonensis genomic window:
- a CDS encoding cytochrome c oxidase subunit 3, translating into MTAVGTMVWLSSELMFFAGLFAMYFTIRSVAGGLWHERTNHLEVTYAFCNTLVLVISSVWCQMGVWKAEQGQPSRTGKLLQFKQWGMREWYVLAYLFGAVFVSGQVLEYSNMFGDGISLNSDAYGSMFYLTTGFHAMHVTGGLIAFLLIIGRTFTAKKFSHHQITGAIVVSYYWHFVDVVWIALFATIYLLK; encoded by the coding sequence ATGACCGCCGTTGGCACCATGGTCTGGCTGTCCAGCGAACTGATGTTCTTCGCGGGACTCTTCGCGATGTACTTCACGATCCGATCAGTCGCCGGCGGCCTCTGGCACGAGCGCACGAATCACCTCGAGGTGACCTACGCCTTCTGCAACACACTGGTCCTGGTGATCTCCTCGGTGTGGTGCCAGATGGGCGTCTGGAAGGCTGAGCAGGGCCAGCCCTCGCGCACCGGCAAGCTGCTGCAGTTCAAGCAATGGGGTATGCGCGAGTGGTACGTCCTCGCCTACCTCTTCGGCGCGGTCTTCGTCTCCGGCCAGGTGCTCGAGTACTCCAACATGTTCGGGGACGGCATCTCGCTGAACTCCGACGCCTATGGCTCGATGTTCTATCTGACGACCGGTTTCCACGCGATGCACGTGACTGGTGGCCTCATTGCGTTCCTGCTGATCATCGGCCGTACGTTCACGGCCAAGAAGTTCTCCCACCACCAGATCACCGGCGCCATCGTCGTGTCCTACTACTGGCACTTCGTCGACGTCGTGTGGATCGCTCTGTTCGCCACGATCTACCTGCTGAAGTGA
- the trpD gene encoding anthranilate phosphoribosyltransferase, whose protein sequence is MVDHNSWPRLLNALLDGRDLAASDTSWAMDQIMSGAATGSQIAGFLVALRAKGETVAELRGLADEMIRHAVPISVPGVTLDIVGTGGDGAHTVNISTMSAIVAAGAGASIVKHGNRAASSQSGAADVLEALGVRLDLSAADVARVAAEAGITFCFAQTFHPSFRHTAPTRSELGIRTAFNVLGPLTNPASPRYACIGAADPRMVPLIAGVFADRGRDAVVVRGDDGLDEATITTTSTLCWVRGGEVSDHVVDPGAHGLQLADIAALRGGDAAHNAAVVRTLLSGERGPVRDAVVLNAGLALAVVGLEDGPGRFGSHGSLDEALSSGMAQARASIDSGAAARAIERWVRATQDGSVV, encoded by the coding sequence GTGGTCGATCACAACAGTTGGCCCCGACTGCTGAACGCGCTGCTGGACGGCCGCGATCTGGCCGCCTCAGACACGTCGTGGGCGATGGACCAGATCATGTCGGGAGCCGCGACGGGTTCGCAGATTGCCGGCTTCCTCGTCGCGTTGCGCGCCAAGGGCGAGACTGTCGCCGAACTGCGTGGCCTCGCCGACGAGATGATCAGACACGCCGTGCCCATCAGCGTCCCCGGAGTCACTCTCGACATCGTCGGGACCGGCGGTGACGGGGCGCACACGGTCAACATCTCGACGATGTCGGCGATCGTCGCAGCGGGCGCCGGCGCCTCGATCGTCAAGCACGGCAACCGTGCAGCGTCCTCGCAATCCGGCGCTGCTGATGTGCTCGAAGCGCTCGGTGTCCGGCTGGATCTCAGCGCTGCGGACGTGGCGAGGGTTGCGGCCGAGGCCGGCATCACCTTCTGTTTTGCGCAGACCTTTCACCCGTCGTTCCGGCATACGGCACCGACTCGCAGCGAACTCGGCATCCGCACCGCCTTCAATGTGCTCGGTCCGCTGACCAACCCGGCCAGCCCGAGATATGCCTGCATCGGCGCTGCTGACCCGCGCATGGTCCCGTTGATCGCGGGTGTCTTCGCCGACCGGGGACGGGATGCCGTGGTCGTGCGCGGTGACGACGGACTCGACGAGGCGACGATCACCACCACCTCGACGTTGTGCTGGGTGCGCGGAGGTGAGGTCAGTGACCACGTCGTCGATCCGGGCGCGCACGGCCTGCAACTCGCCGACATCGCCGCTCTGCGCGGCGGGGACGCCGCTCACAACGCAGCGGTGGTGCGCACGCTGCTCTCCGGTGAGCGGGGCCCGGTGCGCGACGCCGTCGTCCTGAACGCAGGGTTGGCTCTCGCGGTGGTCGGACTCGAAGACGGCCCGGGCCGGTTCGGATCTCACGGTTCGCTCGACGAGGCGCTTTCCAGCGGTATGGCGCAGGCGCGCGCGTCGATCGACTCCGGCGCTGCGGCACGAGCCATTGAACGGTGGGTGCGGGCCACCCAGGACGGATCAGTCGTCTAA
- a CDS encoding c-type cytochrome, producing MTSIAAKRRHPAAIAVVLLLGLIITGGLYAAFAPKDASAAPDNSQAIAAGHKLFLSNCATCHGLEAAGGDGGPSLVGVGAAAVDFQVGTGRMPLANPGVQAQHGIIVQFSTNEISQLAAYVASLAPGPAIPPADLTSGGGDIAKGGELFRVNCAMCHNFAGSGGALTRGKYAPDLMDVSGKHIYEAMLTGPESMPIFNDANLSPQDKKDIISFLMNVKTESSPGGWSLGNLGPVPEGLFAWTIGIGMMIAVAVWLGKKAA from the coding sequence GTGACTTCCATCGCAGCCAAGCGCCGGCACCCCGCCGCGATCGCCGTGGTGCTGCTGCTCGGTCTGATCATCACAGGCGGGCTGTATGCCGCGTTCGCTCCCAAGGACGCCAGCGCTGCGCCGGACAACAGTCAGGCCATCGCGGCCGGCCACAAGCTGTTCCTGTCCAACTGCGCGACCTGCCACGGCCTCGAAGCCGCAGGCGGTGACGGCGGCCCGTCCCTCGTCGGTGTCGGCGCTGCGGCGGTCGACTTCCAGGTCGGCACCGGCCGTATGCCGCTCGCGAACCCCGGTGTGCAGGCGCAGCACGGAATCATCGTCCAGTTCAGCACGAACGAGATTTCCCAGCTTGCCGCCTACGTCGCTTCGCTGGCACCCGGCCCGGCGATCCCTCCCGCGGACCTCACCTCGGGTGGCGGTGACATCGCGAAGGGCGGTGAACTCTTCCGCGTGAACTGCGCCATGTGTCACAACTTCGCCGGCTCCGGTGGCGCCCTGACTCGCGGCAAGTACGCGCCTGACCTGATGGATGTGTCCGGAAAGCACATCTACGAGGCGATGCTGACCGGCCCGGAATCCATGCCGATCTTCAATGACGCGAACCTCAGTCCGCAGGACAAGAAGGACATCATCTCCTTCTTGATGAACGTCAAGACCGAGTCCAGCCCCGGCGGTTGGAGCCTGGGCAACCTCGGCCCGGTGCCGGAAGGTCTGTTCGCCTGGACCATCGGCATCGGCATGATGATCGCAGTCGCCGTCTGGCTCGGTAAGAAGGCCGCCTGA
- a CDS encoding response regulator transcription factor: MTASSVASPTGDRTGTAHTITVLLYSDDIATRDAVRVGVGRRPAKDVEIAAWRECATADAVIEAVEKERYDLLILDGEAAKVGGLGLAKQLKNEIYDCPDILVLTGRPADGWLAAWSQADAAVPHPIDPMTLGSAIADLARRGRTS; this comes from the coding sequence ATGACAGCTTCTTCCGTCGCGTCTCCGACCGGCGACCGCACCGGCACAGCGCACACCATCACCGTCCTGCTCTACAGCGACGACATCGCGACCCGGGATGCGGTGCGCGTCGGGGTTGGACGTCGACCTGCGAAGGACGTCGAGATTGCGGCGTGGCGCGAGTGCGCGACCGCCGACGCCGTCATCGAAGCGGTCGAGAAGGAGCGTTACGACCTGCTCATCCTCGACGGCGAGGCGGCAAAGGTCGGCGGTCTCGGTCTGGCGAAACAGTTGAAGAACGAGATCTACGACTGCCCCGACATCCTGGTGCTCACCGGTCGACCCGCTGACGGCTGGTTGGCGGCCTGGTCGCAGGCCGACGCTGCCGTTCCGCACCCCATCGACCCGATGACTCTGGGATCGGCGATCGCCGACCTGGCCCGTCGGGGTCGCACCTCCTGA
- a CDS encoding Lrp/AsnC family transcriptional regulator: MISAIVMIKADVHRIPEVAEQIAEIDGISEVYSVTGDVDLIAIARVARHEDFADVIADRLNKVDGVRDSQTHIAFRTYSAQDLGAAFAIGLDD, translated from the coding sequence ATGATTTCCGCGATTGTGATGATCAAAGCCGATGTGCACCGCATTCCCGAGGTCGCCGAGCAGATCGCAGAGATCGACGGCATCTCGGAGGTCTACAGCGTCACCGGCGACGTCGACCTCATCGCAATCGCCCGCGTCGCGCGGCACGAAGACTTCGCCGATGTCATCGCGGACCGCCTCAACAAGGTCGACGGCGTTCGCGACTCGCAGACGCACATCGCCTTCCGCACCTACTCCGCACAGGATCTGGGCGCGGCCTTCGCCATCGGTTTAGACGACTGA